TGGAACATCTTCTTCGGTGTAGGGCGTTCTCTTTTTGCCGTCAAACACATAATCGGTCGAAATATGTAGCAAGATCACATTGTGTTGTTTGCAACATAGTGCCAGATTTTTTACTGCTTCCGTATTAAGGCTGAATGCTTTTCCCTGCTCGCTTTCAGCCTTTTCCACATTGGTATAAGCCGCAGTATTTATGCAATAATCGATTTTATTATTCTGAAAAAAATCTCTCACTTGAGCGTGATTTTCAATATCCAATTCCCTTTTTGAAGTAAAGACAAAAGAGAGGTCGGGAAATTCTGAAGCATTATCTTTAATGCATCTTCCTAATTGCCCATTTGCTCCTGTAACCAGTACTTTTTTCATGAAATTACCTCCCGAAAAGTTGGAAGCTGTAAATCTTTTTCTGAAATGATTAAATCTTCCTTCGGAAGATGCCAATCCAGCGCTAAGGTTGCGTCATTATAGATAATTCCGCCTTCTGAAGCTTTATCGTAATAATTATCACATTTATAGACAAAAATAGATTCTTCCGAAAGGGATACAAAACCATGTGCAAAACCTCTTGGCACAAAAAGCTGCTCTCCCTCCTTTTCATCCAGGATATAGGAAAAGTGCTTCCCGAAAGTTGCAGAGTTTTTACGGAGATCCACCACAATATCCAACACCCGCCCTTTAATTACCCTCACCAGTTTGGCCTGTGCCATTGCTCCTTTCTGAAAATGCAGCCCCCTAAGCACTCCGTACCCGGAAATAGACTGATTGTCTTGTACAAATTCGATTTCCATTC
This genomic stretch from Ulvibacter sp. MAR_2010_11 harbors:
- the rfbC gene encoding dTDP-4-dehydrorhamnose 3,5-epimerase, whose amino-acid sequence is MELQKTPLQDCIILKPGVFKDARGLFSETYNKKSFVEITGMEIEFVQDNQSISGYGVLRGLHFQKGAMAQAKLVRVIKGRVLDIVVDLRKNSATFGKHFSYILDEKEGEQLFVPRGFAHGFVSLSEESIFVYKCDNYYDKASEGGIIYNDATLALDWHLPKEDLIISEKDLQLPTFREVIS